GGGCGTATGCGTTCTGCTAAAGGTGCTTCCATACCGTAAAATTACACATTATGACAAAATTGCACGATATAAAAAGTGGTTAAATTCTTGACTAACCAATACCATATTCAATATAACTTTACATGCCGTGAACGATAATCGCTTTAAATTCTCCACATCAGTATTTGCTTGGCCACTCTATTTTGTGTTGGCATTATGGGTAGTGTATTGGATAGAAATAAGAGTTCCTATTGACCTTAGCCATTATGGCGTATACCCTCGAACTTTAAAAGGATTACGAGGCATTATTTTTAGTCCTTTTTTACACGGTGGTTTGGAACATCTGTATAATAACTCCATAGCTTTACTAGTACTCGTTGCTGCATTACGCTATTTTTATCGTAAACATGCGTTGCAGGTTATGGGGTACGGTATTTTGTTATCGGGTACTATTACATGGATTATTGCTAGGGATGCGTACCACATTGGGGCGAGCGGACTTATATATGTATTGGTAAGTTTTATGTTTTTTAAAGGTATACAAACAGGGTATTACCGTTTGGTGGCTTTATCGTTAACCATAATCATGCTATATGGCGGAATGATATGGTATGTTTTTCCTGATGTAGAAAAAGGTATATCGTGGGAAGGGCATTTGGCAGGTTTAATTACAGGTTTAATTTTCTCTCGATGGTATGATGCTCCCGATTACCAAAAACCGATAACCTATGATTGGCAAAAACCTGATTTTAACCCTGAAGATGACCCATTTATGAAACGGTTTGATGAAAACGGGAACTTTGTAAACCCACCAAAACCAGCACCAGAGGAGGTAGATTTGCAAGAACCTACATCTGCTACTATGCCACGTATAACTGTTGTATATACGTATACTAAAAACGATGATGTAGAAGAAGAGCAAGATACTAATGATGAATTATAGCTAGAGTATAATTCAATCTTTTTAAAACCTGAACTTTCCTATTTTTATCTTCTTTGTCGTACCGTTTCGTACAAAAATGCACCGCAAGCTACCGATACATTTAACGATGAAATACTACCAAACATGGGTAGCTTTGCTTTATTATCTACTATTTTAAGTACTGATGGATTAACGCCCCTGTCTTCCGAACCCATTATTATGGCTAAAGGTTCGTTAAAATTAATATCATAAATAGTATCGTCTGTTTTTTCGGTAGCAGCAACGGTTTTAATACCTGAGCCCTGAAAATGGAATATAGCATCCTTAATATGTTCTACCTTACAGATGGGCACATTAAATACAGCACCAGCCGATGTTTTTACGGTATCGCCATTTACAGGTGCCGAGCCTTGTTTCTGGACAATAATACCATCTACACCTGTACACTCTGCTGTACGAATAATGGCACCAAAGTTACGCGCATCCGATATTTGGTCGAGCACTAAAAATAAAGGGGTTTTACCGCTTTCTAACACTTGCTCTACCAATGTTTCAAGGTCATGAAACGATACAGGAGCAATGGTTGCCACAGCACCTTGGTGGTTATTTGGTGTAAGGCGGTTTAGTTTCTCTACAGGTACATAGCTAAAGTTAATGCTGTTGCGTTTTAGTACCTTCATAAGGTCGCGCATCAATTCGCCCTGTGCTTCTTTCTGTACAAAAACTTTATCTATTTCTTTGCCTGCCTGTATAGCTTCTATAATGGCGCGTATCCCGAATATTTGGTGCTCTTTTTCCATAGCGCAAATATAGTAATTTGCTTAGTGCAAACAGTAACTATATGCTATGTGCTAAAATTGGGTTTTAAAACTTAGGTGTACTATGGAGTTGGCTAGTTTAATACTATTGCCTTTTGTACTGCCGTTGGCATATACAATATTAAACACACCGTTTTTGGTAAGTAACCCAAAACCAAAACCAAGCCCTAGTAAATTATCGTTTAGTTCGGCTGTTTTATCTTGAAAATAACCATAGTCGGTAATAGAGTATATATATAGGTTAGGCGATAGTACATAACGATACTCTGCCATAAGTGCCGTATACAAACTTGCCTGTAAACTATTTTCGTTAAATCCACGTATGGAATTAATGCCTCCAAAGCGAAAAAGCTCATTAATAATATAGGAGTTACTCTTTAAGTAGAATGTTTCATTTTTTAGGTTTATAATGTTTCGTTTGTTTAAGTAAATGTTTTGCGAAACATCAGCTTCTATAAAATATTGGTCGGTATCGGTTGTTTTGGTTTCTCGTGTACCAAAACCTGCTTTTAAGAAAACAGTTGTTTTTTCGGGAAACAAAAAATCACCAAAATTGTAATTGGTATACTCATAAGTAGACGTCCAGAAGGTACTCGAATAATCACTAAGTGTACTATTGTCTATATTCTGAATATCGACTGATTCGGTTTGTTTGCGCCCCAAATACACCCGCGAGTTATAACTAAAATAATACCCCACATTAAGGTCGGTAACAGTAGTCTGGAAAGTACTGTCCTGCTTAAAAATGTTTAAGCTGGCTTTTACCCCAATGGGGCTTTTAAATATATAAGGCAACTCCAACGCTGCATTAAAGGTAGTTTGCTCCTCGCCATTGTTTTTCCAGTACAGGTTAAACTTCTCGCCAGA
The Flavobacterium litorale genome window above contains:
- a CDS encoding rhomboid family intramembrane serine protease, giving the protein MNDNRFKFSTSVFAWPLYFVLALWVVYWIEIRVPIDLSHYGVYPRTLKGLRGIIFSPFLHGGLEHLYNNSIALLVLVAALRYFYRKHALQVMGYGILLSGTITWIIARDAYHIGASGLIYVLVSFMFFKGIQTGYYRLVALSLTIIMLYGGMIWYVFPDVEKGISWEGHLAGLITGLIFSRWYDAPDYQKPITYDWQKPDFNPEDDPFMKRFDENGNFVNPPKPAPEEVDLQEPTSATMPRITVVYTYTKNDDVEEEQDTNDEL
- the rlmB gene encoding 23S rRNA (guanosine(2251)-2'-O)-methyltransferase RlmB, whose translation is MEKEHQIFGIRAIIEAIQAGKEIDKVFVQKEAQGELMRDLMKVLKRNSINFSYVPVEKLNRLTPNNHQGAVATIAPVSFHDLETLVEQVLESGKTPLFLVLDQISDARNFGAIIRTAECTGVDGIIVQKQGSAPVNGDTVKTSAGAVFNVPICKVEHIKDAIFHFQGSGIKTVAATEKTDDTIYDINFNEPLAIIMGSEDRGVNPSVLKIVDNKAKLPMFGSISSLNVSVACGAFLYETVRQRR